In the genome of Lysobacter sp. 5GHs7-4, the window CTTCCTCGCCGGCTGGCTGCGGCGGGCGCAGTGGTTTCCGGTCAGCGCTCCCTGAGAGCGGTCATGCGGCGCAGCGCAGCCGTCGTGTTCGCCCGCCTGCGCGCCGCCGCGGCCGCGGCGCGCGACGAGGCTGTCGCACGGCCGCAGCCGGATCCGCCGAAGCGCGCGGCCGGTCGCGCGGTGCTCAGCGCTCGCCGATCACGTCCGTGCCGGCCGGCGGCGCGAACTTGAACTTCCCGGCCGGGAACGTGGGATTGCGCTTCCAACCGCTGAACACGATGTCGGTGCGCTGACCCAGGCTGTCGACCACCTGCATGCGCGCCAGGCCCTTGCCGTCGAAGCCGAGCTTGGCGGTGCGGAAGTTGGTCTCGGCGTTGCCCTTGGGCGCCAACGACAACCAGCTCAGGCCCTCGGCCTGGCCGGCATCCTTGACCACGAACTGCGCGTCCAGCTTGGCCGGATCGATCAGCGCCGACAGCGGGCTGTTCTGTTCCTCGGCGCCCTGCGGACGCACGGTGACCTGCTGCAGGTCCGGATCGTGCACCCAGACCTTCTTGCCGTCGGCGACGATCAACTGCGGATACGGTTTCACGTACTCCCAGCGGAACAGCCGCGGCGCGGACAGCGCGACGTTGCCGCTGGAGGATTCCTTGCGCTTGCCGTTGGCGTCGAACACCTGCTGGGTGAACTGCCCTTCCAGGCCCTTGAGGCCGCGGGTGAAGGTGTTGAGGTCGTCGCGCGCGGCGGCCACGGCGCTGCCGGCGAACAGCGCGGCGGCGACCAGGGCGATGCGCGCGCCGTGACGGGCGGCGGCGGGAAGGACGGACAGGCTCATGCGATCGTTCGCTCCGAATGACGTGCTGCGGCGAGTCTGCCGCGAGCAAACTGAATAGGTGCTGCGCAATACGAC includes:
- the lolA gene encoding outer membrane lipoprotein chaperone LolA, yielding MSLSVLPAAARHGARIALVAAALFAGSAVAAARDDLNTFTRGLKGLEGQFTQQVFDANGKRKESSSGNVALSAPRLFRWEYVKPYPQLIVADGKKVWVHDPDLQQVTVRPQGAEEQNSPLSALIDPAKLDAQFVVKDAGQAEGLSWLSLAPKGNAETNFRTAKLGFDGKGLARMQVVDSLGQRTDIVFSGWKRNPTFPAGKFKFAPPAGTDVIGER